The proteins below are encoded in one region of Mya arenaria isolate MELC-2E11 chromosome 15, ASM2691426v1:
- the LOC128219036 gene encoding uncharacterized protein LOC128219036, with amino-acid sequence MATGGFDDTLLECGSDVVGGKIGSKCEPCRRQNRSEVASLFCNTCNVYLCDDCCGVHKVHMTNVDKHDIVTADEASVKPDVDMKGLDQCLEHKRVFMFHCEDHEDLCCEICAFSRHRRCDNIHEIAKVAKNMKDDEMEKIRASIVTASDVIMKCKEDQLNNVSRVEEIVKEIDIYKEDILKKIEEAKKRIVSEITSHNTQEDERINTRRNAAENLKRELDTHLAMSDSVRENGTETEIFILNHLLKRTQDKASQTLNTLLKNDYTVKVGLKINENISKLKTTDIALFSLNKTQEPKTQSLNGDDLIKPAKSSTYEKQTHQQKPVRLELLKTMELEKTGDEKEEPFVTGLDFLPDGRIVAVDNMNCKCFILSDPLKRLDTFYKFKTYPKDITSYSDINIAVTLDIRTICLLTVGSDNTITLMKTLTTPTYYFSICPLNDRTFVVSTWDDPRPARMIDVDGKESDFDNVKFPGKTYKLGESRCTYIQTRGTLVLTDKHAHTVYMYNTVSGTSSEVKCDRIRAPRGACVGPDDSVFVCSDNTNSVIQISPDGDILALCDVDMKFPYAVAVSRDGSRMAVINSSGGERKLKLFKIIR; translated from the coding sequence ATGGCTACCGGTGGATTTGATGATACACTTCTGGAATGTGGTAGTGACGTCGTTGGTGGAAAGATCGGGAGCAAGTGTGAACCTTGTCGTCGTCAGAACAGGTCAGAGGTGGCTTCGTTGTTCTGTAATACATGCAATGTATATCTATGCGATGACTGTTGTGGTGTACACAAGGTGCATATGACAAACGTAGATAAACATGATATCGTGACTGCCGATGAAGCCAGTGTCAAACCAGATGTCGATATGAAGGGACTGGATCAGTGTTTAGAACATAAACGAGTGTTCATGTTTCACTGTGAAGACCACGAAGATTTGTGTTGTGAGATCTGTGCCTTTTCTCGTCATCGTAGATGCGATAATATCCACGAAATAGCAAAGGTCGCTAAGAATATGAAAGATGATGAAATGGAAAAGATACGTGCATCCATTGTTACTGCCTCAGATGTTATAATGAAATGCAAAGAGGATCAGTTGAACAACGTTTCGCGAGTTGAAGAAATCgtaaaagaaattgatatttacaaGGAAGACATATTGAAGAAAATTGAGGAAGCCAAGAAGCGAATTGTCAGCGAAATTACTAGCCATAACACACAGGAAGACGAACGTATTAATACGAGGAGAAATGCGGCTGAAAACCTAAAGAGAGAACTTGACACGCATTTGGCAATGTCAGATAGCGTTCGCGAGAATGGAACGGAAACGGAAATATTCATTCTAAACCACCTTCTCAAGAGGACGCAAGATAAGGCATCACAAACACTGAACACTTTATTGAAGAATGATTACACCGTCAAAGTGGGACTTAAAATAAacgaaaacatttcaaaactaaaAACTACTGATATCGCATTATTctcattaaataaaacacaagagCCAAAAACACAATCATTAAATGGAGACGATTTAATCAAGCCTGCAAAAAGCTCTACATACGAGAAACAAACACACCAACAAAAGCCGGTGCGTCTGGAGCTGTTGAAAACCATGGAGCTCGAGAAGACAGGAGACGAGAAGGAGGAGCCGTTTGTTACTGGGCTGGACTTCCTGCCGGACGGGAGGATCGTCGCCGTTGATAACATGAactgtaaatgttttatcttgAGTGACCCATTGAAGAGGTTggacacattttataaatttaagacATATCCTAAGGACATTACTTCTTACTCTGATATCAATATTGCAGTAACATTAGATATTCGAACCATCTGCCTGCTGACGGTGGGCAGTGACAACACGATCACGCTGATGAAGACGCTGACCACGCCCACCTACTACTTCTCCATCTGTCCACTGAACGACCGCACGTTCGTAGTGAGCACCTGGGACGACCCGCGGCCTGCCAGGATGATTGACGTGGACGGCAAGGAGAGCGACTTTGACAACGTGAAGTTTCCTGGAAAGACGTATAAGCTTGGTGAAAGTAGATGTACCTACATACAAACACGGGGTACTCTGGTCCTTACAGACAAACATGCTCAcacagtttacatgtataataccGTATCCGGCACGAGTAGCGAGGTGAAATGTGACCGGATACGGGCACCGAGAGGCGCCTGTGTGGGCCCAGATGACTCCGTGTTTGTGTGCAGTGACAACACAAACTCCGTCATCCAGATATCACCAGACGGGGATATATTGGCGTTATGTGACGTCGACATGAAGTTTCCGTACGCCGTTGCCGTCTCCAGGGATGGCTCGAGAATGGCCGTGATCAACAGTTCGGGAGGCGAGAGAAAActgaaactgtttaaaataatacgataa
- the LOC128219337 gene encoding uncharacterized protein LOC128219337 — protein MATDGFEDTLLERGSDAVGGRIGSKCEPCRRRDRSEVASLFCNTCKVYLCDDCCDVHKVHMTNVDDHDIVAAHEACVKPGVDMKGLDQCSEHKRVFMFHCEDHEDLCCEICAFSRHRRCDNIHEIAKVAKNVKYIEREKIRASINSASEVIMKCEEDQLNNVSRVEEIVKEIDIYKEGILTKIEDAKARIVSEMTNHNSQEDERLITRRNAAENLKKELDTHLAMSDSVREKGTETEIFILNHILKMTQEKAAQSLNTLLKNDYTVKVGLRINENILKIKTTDVALFSLNKTQEPKTQEPKTQRPVSLELLKTMEPVKTADDQKEPFVTGLDFLPDGRIVSVDNYNWKCFILSDTLKRFDTFYKFKSNPKDVTSYSDNNCAVTVGVGNFRTICLLTVGSDNTITLMKTLTTSTKCFSICPLNDCTFVVSTYDDPRPARMIDVDGKESDFDNVKFPGKMYKRDESLCTYIQSRGTLVHTDRYAHTVYMYNTVSGTSREVKCDRIREPRNACVGPDDSVFVCSKYTNSIIQISPDGDILASCDVDMKYPYAVAVSRDGSKMAVTNSAGGVNQLKLFKIIQ, from the coding sequence ATGGCTACCGATGGATTTGAAGATACACTTCTAGAACGTGGAAGTGACGCCGTCGGTGGAAGAATCGGGAGCAAGTGTGAACCTTGTCGTCGTCGGGACAGGTCAGAGGTGGCTTCGTTGTTTTGTAATACATGCAAGGTATATCTATGCGATGACTGCTGTGATGTTCACAAGGTGCACATGACAAACGTAGATGACCATGATATCGTGGCTGCCCATGAAGCCTGTGTCAAGCCAGGTGTCGATATGAAGGGACTGGATCAGTGTAGTGAACATAAACGAGTGTTCATGTTCCACTGTGAAGACCACGAAGATTTGTGCTGTGAAATATGTGCCTTTTCTCGTCATCGTAGATGCGATAATATCCACGAGATAGCAAAGGTGGCTAAGAAcgtgaaatatattgaaagggAAAAGATACGTGCATCCATTAATTCTGCCTCAGAAGTTATAATGAAATGCGAGGAGGATCAATTGAACAACGTTTCGCGAGTGGAAGAAATCgtaaaagaaattgatatttacaaGGAAGGCATATTGACGAAAATTGAGGATGCCAAGGCGCGTATTGTCAGCGAAATGACTAACCATAACTCACAGGAAGACGAACGTCTAATTACGAGGAGAAATGCGGCTGAAAACCTGAAGAAAGAACTTGACACGCACTTGGCAATGTCTGATAGCGTTCGCGAGAAAGGCACGGAAACGGAAATATTCATTCTAAACCACATTCTCAAAATGACGCAAGAGAAGGCAGCACAATCACTGAACACTTTATTGAAGAATGATTACACCGTCAAAGTGGGACTAAGAATCaacgaaaacattttaaaaattaaaactacTGATGTCGCATTATTctcattaaataaaacacaagagCCAAAAACACAAGAACCAAAAACACAAAGGCCGGTGAGTCTGGAGTTGTTAAAAACCATGGAGCCCGTGAAGACAGCAGACGACCAGAAGGAGCCGTTTGTTACTGGGTTGGACTTCCTGCCGGACGGGAGGATCGTCTCCGTGGATAACTACAActggaaatgttttattttgagtgACACATTGAAGAGGTTcgacacattttataaatttaagtcGAATCCAAAAGACGTAACGTCGTACTCTGATAACAACTGTGCAGTAACCGTAGGTGTCGGAAATTTCCGTACTATCTGCCTTCTGACAGTGGGTAGTGACAACACGATCACGCTGATGAAGACGCTTACCACGTCCACCAAATGCTTCTCCATCTGTCCCCTGAACGACTGCACGTTCGTAGTGAGCACTTATGACGACCCGCGGCCTGCCAGGATGATTGACGTGGACGGCAAGGAGAGCGACTTTGACAACGTGAAGTTTCCTGGAAAGATGTATAAGCGTGATGAAAGTCTCTGTACCTACATACAATCCCGGGGTACTCTGGTCCATACAGACAGGTATGCTCAcacagtttacatgtataacaccGTATCCGGCACGAGTAGAGAGGTGAAATGTGACCGGATACGTGAACCAAGAAATGCATGTGTGGGACCAGATGACTCCGTGTTTGTGTGCAGTAAGTACACAAACTCCATCATCCAGATATCGCCCGACGGGGACATATTGGCGTCATGTGACGTCGACATGAAGTATCCGTACGCCGTTGCCGTCTCCAGGGATGGCTCGAAAATGGCCGTGACCAACAGTGCGGGAGGCGTGAATCAActgaaactgtttaaaataatacaataa